In Chryseobacterium gleum, a single genomic region encodes these proteins:
- a CDS encoding AraC family transcriptional regulator, which translates to MNTNDSIKIDELKKPYFVWFEENWVHDDVFHHHQKGQLVYVESGFQYITIEEKIYLLPQNHAVWIPPNAVHKTNSHSEKIKLMIMFADISTDNPFYHEISVFSVPPVLKEMIKYSEKWSKLMISDYNETLFLKTLFNELPQFVKHSLTLHICLPKDKRLTKVIEHLHSHYLNEIKMEDLSDAAFLSFRTLERIFKKETGLTLSKYQQMLRIIKSLELLSSGTLTISETAYEVGYKSVQAFTRSFQAVMQFRPTDFIKTIQ; encoded by the coding sequence ATGAACACAAACGACAGTATAAAAATTGATGAACTGAAGAAGCCTTATTTCGTCTGGTTTGAAGAAAACTGGGTTCATGATGATGTTTTTCATCACCATCAGAAAGGACAGCTGGTCTATGTGGAAAGCGGCTTCCAGTATATCACTATTGAAGAAAAAATTTATCTTCTTCCGCAGAATCACGCTGTATGGATTCCTCCGAATGCTGTTCACAAAACTAATTCCCATTCTGAAAAAATTAAGCTGATGATAATGTTTGCAGATATCAGTACGGACAATCCTTTTTATCATGAGATCAGTGTATTTTCCGTTCCTCCGGTTTTAAAAGAAATGATTAAATATTCCGAGAAATGGTCAAAGCTGATGATTTCAGATTATAATGAAACCCTTTTTCTGAAAACATTGTTTAATGAACTCCCTCAGTTTGTAAAACATTCCCTGACCCTTCACATCTGTCTTCCAAAAGACAAGCGCCTTACCAAAGTCATAGAACATCTTCACAGCCATTACCTGAATGAAATCAAGATGGAAGATCTCAGTGATGCAGCTTTTCTTTCCTTCCGTACCCTGGAACGAATTTTCAAAAAAGAAACAGGACTTACTTTAAGCAAATACCAGCAGATGCTTCGTATCATTAAAAGTCTGGAATTGTTAAGTTCGGGAACGCTTACAATTTCAGAAACAGCCTATGAAGTAGGGTATAAGAGTGTTCAGGCATTCACCAGAAGCTTTCAGGCGGTGATGCAGTTCAGGCCAACAGATTTTATTAAGACCATTCAATAG
- a CDS encoding site-specific integrase — translation MEQTKRSTFKLLFYLKKNEPKKNGNAPIMARITIDGVPKTFGTKLEINADNWDLKFGRVLGKSAEALKVNKKLDNIRGRIDTIYEDMLKHEGFATSQKVKLSFLGVGVMDDAILKVFNDQNEQFKKLVEKEERSEGTYNKYITVYNHLSNFIELRYHRDDMAFRELNNDFIREFDFYLRYDLQLSHNTIWVYTMPVLALAELAIKKGLIRDYPFEDYEISMEETDRGYILKEDVEKLMLSKPPHKRYEVVKDLFIFSCFTGLAYADIKKLKRSNIQSFFDGHQWIISRRKKSDVASNVRLMDIPKRIIEKYIGTTRNEFIFPIPTNATCNKHVAKLIENAEIITEQKVTFHTARHTFGTMFLTEGVPLESLSKMMGHKNISTTQIYAKITSQKISKDMDLVTPKFKAMEEAFLMAI, via the coding sequence ATGGAACAGACAAAAAGGTCAACGTTTAAATTGCTTTTCTACCTGAAAAAGAACGAACCAAAAAAGAATGGTAATGCTCCGATTATGGCACGTATTACCATTGACGGAGTGCCTAAAACTTTCGGAACAAAGTTAGAAATTAACGCTGATAATTGGGATTTAAAATTCGGTAGAGTTTTAGGCAAAAGTGCAGAAGCATTAAAAGTAAACAAGAAATTAGACAACATTCGAGGTCGTATTGATACGATTTATGAAGATATGCTCAAACACGAGGGCTTTGCCACTTCGCAGAAAGTGAAGCTCTCCTTTTTGGGTGTTGGTGTAATGGACGATGCTATCCTAAAAGTTTTCAACGACCAAAACGAACAATTTAAAAAATTGGTCGAAAAGGAAGAACGTTCAGAGGGTACTTACAATAAGTACATCACAGTTTACAATCATCTTTCCAACTTCATAGAGTTACGGTATCATCGTGACGATATGGCTTTTCGTGAATTGAATAACGATTTTATCCGTGAGTTTGATTTTTACCTCCGCTATGATTTACAGTTAAGCCATAATACTATTTGGGTGTACACAATGCCTGTTTTGGCTTTGGCGGAGTTAGCGATTAAAAAAGGGCTGATACGTGATTATCCTTTTGAGGATTACGAAATCAGTATGGAGGAAACCGACCGAGGTTACATATTGAAAGAGGACGTTGAGAAACTAATGCTTAGTAAGCCTCCGCACAAACGGTATGAAGTTGTAAAAGACCTGTTTATTTTCAGTTGTTTTACAGGGCTTGCGTATGCAGATATTAAGAAATTAAAAAGGAGCAATATACAATCATTCTTTGACGGGCATCAATGGATTATCAGCCGTAGAAAGAAATCAGACGTTGCTTCCAATGTTCGTCTAATGGATATTCCAAAACGTATCATTGAAAAGTATATCGGCACTACCCGTAATGAGTTTATATTCCCTATCCCAACCAATGCGACTTGTAATAAGCACGTCGCTAAGTTGATTGAAAATGCAGAAATTATTACGGAGCAAAAAGTAACTTTCCACACGGCAAGGCATACTTTCGGAACAATGTTTTTGACCGAGGGCGTACCTCTCGAAAGTCTTAGCAAAATGATGGGGCATAAAAATATATCTACTACACAAATTTATGCGAAGATTACCAGCCAAAAAATCAGTAAGGATATGGATTTGGTAACTCCGAAATTTAAAGCAATGGAAGAAGCATTTTTAATGGCTATCTAA
- a CDS encoding single-stranded DNA-binding protein, translating into MNITGRLTRNAEVRTLSNEKQVVNFSVAVNDGYKNRQGEWVEQTAYFDCAYWISANVARLLTKGTLVELTGRVSTRAWTGKDGEARAGLNFHTSQIKLHGGGNRAETVQATAQYENNGFTAEGTEDDLPF; encoded by the coding sequence ATGAACATCACAGGCAGACTGACAAGAAATGCGGAAGTACGCACATTGTCGAACGAAAAACAGGTAGTAAACTTTTCCGTAGCGGTAAATGACGGCTACAAAAACAGACAGGGCGAATGGGTAGAGCAAACGGCTTACTTCGATTGTGCCTATTGGATTAGTGCAAACGTGGCAAGGCTACTGACAAAAGGCACTTTGGTAGAACTCACAGGACGTGTAAGCACAAGAGCGTGGACAGGCAAAGACGGAGAAGCGAGAGCAGGTTTGAATTTCCATACCTCACAAATCAAATTGCACGGCGGAGGAAACAGAGCCGAAACCGTACAGGCTACTGCACAATATGAAAACAACGGATTTACAGCAGAGGGAACAGAGGACGACCTACCATTCTAA
- a CDS encoding reverse transcriptase/maturase family protein, giving the protein MRNPESVLNSLSKHSRISGYKFERLYRILFNVEMYYTAYQKIYAKAGNMTKGSNDTTIDGMSLQRIEKLIDTIRDETYQPNPSRRVYIAKKNGQKRPLGIPSFDDKLVQEVIRMILEAIFEKQFEYSSHGFRPQRSCHTALVQVKKTFSGAAWFIEGDIKGFFDNINHEVLLNILRERITDDRFIRLIRKFLNAGYIEDWVYHRTYSGTPQGGIISPILANIYLDKLDKYMKDYATRFDKGKRRQITKIAKNNVYRKSYLLGKLKLEKDENERVLLKKEIRMLEIKRLSIERCNEMDANYRRLKYVRYADDFIIGVIGSKDECKLIKEDIKNFLNEKLKLSLSDEKTLITHSKKPAIFLGYEITVQRSDLRMRDKNGFLKKAHNKRVMLRVSRSTILKKLLYYRRVQVKYHNGKEVWKPLHRGSLINNDDLEILTRYNSEVRGFYNYYSLVNNLKQINHFGYIMEYSLYRTFAAKYKSSVHKILNKYMHDKDFTVFYKNKKGKTLKRVFYNKGFKRNTEAIKDNKVDNHPDVYFTRSITSLIDRLKAEKCELCEANGQLEMHHIRKMKDVEGKQPWELVMMARRRKTLAVCHDCHRKIHNGE; this is encoded by the coding sequence ATGAGAAATCCAGAATCTGTATTAAACAGTCTATCGAAGCATAGTAGAATTTCAGGTTACAAATTTGAAAGGCTCTATCGCATTCTTTTCAATGTGGAAATGTACTACACTGCTTACCAAAAGATCTATGCTAAAGCAGGAAACATGACCAAAGGCTCAAATGATACCACAATTGACGGTATGAGCTTACAACGGATTGAAAAGCTAATTGATACTATCAGAGATGAAACGTATCAGCCCAATCCATCACGAAGGGTTTATATAGCCAAGAAAAATGGTCAGAAACGCCCTTTAGGTATTCCGTCTTTTGACGATAAATTGGTGCAGGAGGTTATTCGGATGATACTTGAAGCCATATTCGAGAAGCAGTTTGAATATAGCTCTCACGGTTTCAGACCTCAGAGGAGTTGCCATACTGCACTGGTACAGGTCAAAAAGACTTTTAGCGGCGCAGCATGGTTCATTGAAGGGGACATTAAAGGTTTCTTCGATAATATCAATCATGAGGTACTGCTGAACATCTTACGGGAACGGATAACAGATGACAGGTTCATCAGACTTATACGGAAGTTCCTTAATGCGGGATACATTGAAGATTGGGTCTATCACAGAACTTACAGTGGAACTCCACAAGGTGGTATTATAAGCCCCATACTGGCAAATATCTACCTTGATAAACTGGATAAGTACATGAAAGATTATGCTACAAGGTTCGACAAGGGAAAGAGGCGACAAATTACAAAGATTGCCAAGAATAATGTATACCGAAAATCCTATCTGCTCGGGAAATTGAAACTTGAAAAAGATGAAAATGAGAGAGTGCTCCTGAAAAAGGAGATTAGAATGCTTGAGATAAAAAGACTTTCTATCGAACGCTGCAACGAAATGGATGCAAACTACAGGCGATTGAAATATGTGAGGTACGCAGATGACTTTATAATAGGTGTCATCGGTTCAAAAGACGAATGCAAGCTCATTAAAGAGGATATTAAAAACTTCTTAAATGAAAAATTAAAGCTGTCTCTTTCAGACGAAAAGACACTGATTACCCATTCAAAGAAACCTGCAATATTCCTCGGTTATGAAATCACTGTCCAAAGGTCTGACTTGCGCATGAGAGACAAGAATGGCTTTTTAAAGAAAGCCCACAACAAACGAGTTATGCTAAGGGTGTCCCGTTCAACCATACTGAAAAAATTACTCTACTACCGTCGGGTACAGGTAAAATATCACAATGGTAAAGAAGTCTGGAAACCATTGCATAGAGGTTCACTTATAAATAACGATGACCTCGAAATCTTAACAAGATACAACTCTGAAGTACGGGGCTTTTACAATTACTATTCATTAGTGAACAATCTCAAACAGATTAATCACTTTGGTTATATCATGGAATACAGCCTGTACCGAACCTTTGCGGCCAAGTACAAGTCATCTGTACATAAAATCCTCAACAAATACATGCATGACAAGGACTTTACTGTATTCTATAAAAACAAAAAGGGCAAAACTCTCAAACGTGTATTCTATAACAAAGGTTTCAAAAGAAACACCGAAGCTATTAAAGACAACAAGGTGGATAACCACCCAGATGTATACTTCACAAGGTCTATTACAAGCTTGATTGACAGATTGAAAGCAGAGAAATGCGAGTTATGTGAGGCAAATGGACAATTGGAAATGCACCACATCAGGAAAATGAAAGATGTCGAGGGCAAGCAACCTTGGGAGTTGGTCATGATGGCAAGAAGAAGGAAAACACTGGCGGTCTGTCACGATTGCCATAGAAAAATCCACAACGGTGAATAG
- a CDS encoding PRTRC system protein E has translation MNTNFFNQIAQLDFTGNLQLTITKGTENNLIVTVLLNNEQCGDSAKNLIPPLTFNATPQEFDEGFFEQITAPIKTISGVMVDMEAFMKQMEIVKLQSEAEKQKAEKAKKEKEAKDKKYKDGMAKADELEKEGKFREAWIKVPDISEFPEKADEIRKRKSSLSAKFATPDLFVTMGATEEAPTQAEEVTADYPIDETGEEE, from the coding sequence ATGAACACAAATTTTTTCAATCAGATAGCACAGTTGGATTTTACAGGTAATTTACAACTGACAATAACCAAAGGCACGGAAAACAACCTAATCGTAACTGTATTGCTCAATAATGAGCAATGCGGAGATAGTGCAAAAAACCTCATTCCCCCTTTGACATTCAACGCCACACCGCAGGAGTTTGACGAGGGATTTTTTGAGCAGATAACCGCACCTATCAAAACCATATCGGGCGTAATGGTAGATATGGAAGCCTTTATGAAGCAAATGGAAATCGTCAAACTGCAATCCGAAGCGGAAAAGCAGAAAGCCGAGAAAGCTAAAAAGGAAAAAGAAGCCAAAGACAAGAAGTACAAAGACGGTATGGCAAAGGCAGACGAGTTGGAAAAAGAGGGCAAGTTCCGTGAAGCGTGGATAAAAGTACCCGACATTTCGGAGTTTCCCGAAAAAGCGGACGAGATACGCAAACGCAAATCTTCACTATCTGCAAAGTTTGCTACACCCGACCTATTCGTAACAATGGGAGCAACAGAAGAAGCACCGACACAAGCGGAAGAAGTTACAGCAGATTATCCCATTGACGAAACAGGCGAAGAAGAATAG
- a CDS encoding PRTRC system protein C, translating to MLLATVLPRVFILKDKGQDIRLTDPEARWSVEAVMNYYANMYPILTTAKVSAPKIKDDAVEYHFESVMGTKG from the coding sequence ATGTTATTAGCAACAGTATTACCGAGAGTTTTTATACTCAAAGATAAAGGACAGGACATCAGACTGACCGACCCCGAAGCACGGTGGAGCGTGGAAGCTGTAATGAATTATTACGCCAATATGTACCCGATTTTGACGACTGCAAAAGTATCAGCACCGAAGATAAAAGACGATGCAGTCGAATATCATTTTGAGAGCGTAATGGGTACGAAAGGATAA